A genomic window from Triplophysa dalaica isolate WHDGS20190420 chromosome 24, ASM1584641v1, whole genome shotgun sequence includes:
- the glsl gene encoding glutaminase liver isoform, mitochondrial isoform X3 codes for MRKLQESDGAVDRSTFHRCVTGFVSFILKALQGRFVIPDFSTFAEETQKLFIKCKQLSSVKEKEDLKGGMKWGISICTVDGQRLSLGDWAEACVLGEISWALIYGLAVDQHGSDYVHRFVGMEEYSKYESPFTLTKQGLPHSPLVETGAIISTSLLQLSSRPITEEEEKYESVLNIIRRLCNKEHASLNCTSYQSLRKDIIRLDALSFYLKEKKCFPEGVGINSTLDLLLQCLSTEVTCESGAALAATLANGGLCPLSGDQVLSPTAVRCTLSMMQVAGMNDYSRAFHFRTSVPAKSSQSGVVLIVIPGVLGLMCWSPGLDSNRNSCRGVHFCEELVSTFQLHSFDIKTSFRQMLSYRQWKVESEGYQIMNVLLAAYRGDVVSLRRLNSSLRYLLSGADANAVDYDGRSALHVAASEGHLDIIKFLVENAGANCTLKDRWGNTALQEAVRCYQDPAIQLLRKYTDNEESL; via the exons ATGCGCAAGCTGCAGGAATCAGACGGAGCCGTTGACAGAAGCACCTTTCATAG GTGCGTGACCGGCTTTGtgtctttcattttaaaagcattacagGGAAGATTTGTTATACCAGATTTCTCAACCTTCGCGGAGGAAACGcaaaagttatttattaaatgcaaGCAGCTGTCTTCTGTAAAG GAAAAGGAGGATCTCAAAGGAGGCATGAAATGGGGGATTTCAATCTGCACAGTGGATGGGCAGAG ACTTTCCTTAGGAGACTGGGCGGAAGCTTGTGTCCTCGGAGAGATATCCTGGGCTCTCATATACGGCCTCGCAGTGGACCAGCATGGATCGGACTACGTGCACAGATTTGTTGGGATGGAGGAATACTCCAAATATGAGTCACCATTCACCCTGACCAAGCAAG GTTTGCCCCATAGTCCACTTGTAGAGACAGGTGCCATCATCAGCACATCTTTATTACAG CTGTCAAGCAGACCCATCAcggaagaagaagaaaagtaTGAGTCT gttttgaatatCATCAGGAGActgtgtaacaaagagcatgccAGCTTAAACTGCACGAG TTATCAAAGTCTGCGAAAGGACATTATTCGCCTTGATGCGCTTTCATTTTACTTGAAAGAGAAGAAA TGCTTTCCTGAAGGTGTGGGAATCAACTCAACTTTGGATTTACTATTACAG TGTTTATCGACAGAAGTCACCTGCGAGTCCGGTGCAGCGTTGGCGGCGACTCTAGCCAATGGCGGCCTGTGTCCGCTTTCAGGTGACCAAGTACTGTCCCCAACTGCAGTCCGCTGTACCCTTTCCATGATGCAGGTGGCTGGCATGAATGATTACTCCAGAGCTTTCCATTTCAGG ACGTCTGTGCCGGCCAAGTCGAGTCAGTCTGGTGTTGTGCTGATAGTGATTCCTGGAGTCCTGGGACTCATGTGTTGGTCACCCGGGCTGGACTCTAATAGGAATTCTTGTAGGGGTGTCCATTTCTGTGAG GAGCTGGTGTCAACCTTCCAGCTGCACAGTTTTGACATCAAGACTTCTTTCAGACAGATGTTGTCCTACAGACAGTGGAAGGTGGAGTCGGAG GGATACCAAATCATGAATGTTCTCTTGGCTGCTTACAGAGGAGATGTAGTGTCTTTGCGCAG ACTTAATTCCTCTCTTAGGTACCTTCTCTCGGGGGCAGATGCGAATGCTGTGGATTATGATGGACGATCTGCGCTGCACGTCGCCGCTTCAGAGGGACATCTGGACATCATCAAGTTCCTGGTGGAGAATGCAGGCGCAAACTGCACACTTAAAGACAG GTGGGGTAACACAGCTTTACAAGAGGCCGTGAGATGCTATCAAGACCCTGCCATCCAGCTTCTGAGGAAATACACAGACAATGAAGAGAGTTTGTGA
- the glsl gene encoding glutaminase liver isoform, mitochondrial isoform X1, producing the protein MSASNGVVKQTAPEPNKLNPTQPWQNSSRQEALQGHFKKKVAADVLFDSFASGERVNANQFFEALWSSGIIRTDPRIKDCYSLMRKLQESDGAVDRSTFHRCVTGFVSFILKALQGRFVIPDFSTFAEETQKLFIKCKQLSSVKEKEDLKGGMKWGISICTVDGQRLSLGDWAEACVLGEISWALIYGLAVDQHGSDYVHRFVGMEEYSKYESPFTLTKQGLPHSPLVETGAIISTSLLQLSSRPITEEEEKYESVLNIIRRLCNKEHASLNCTSYQSLRKDIIRLDALSFYLKEKKCFPEGVGINSTLDLLLQCLSTEVTCESGAALAATLANGGLCPLSGDQVLSPTAVRCTLSMMQVAGMNDYSRAFHFRTSVPAKSSQSGVVLIVIPGVLGLMCWSPGLDSNRNSCRGVHFCEELVSTFQLHSFDIKTSFRQMLSYRQWKVESEGYQIMNVLLAAYRGDVVSLRRLNSSLRYLLSGADANAVDYDGRSALHVAASEGHLDIIKFLVENAGANCTLKDRWGNTALQEAVRCYQDPAIQLLRKYTDNEESL; encoded by the exons ATGAGCGCGAGCAATGGAGTTGTAAAACAGACAGCACCAGAGCCGAACAAACTTAACCCCACCCAACCATGGCAAAACTCTAGCCGACAAGAAGCCCTGCAAGGTCATTTCAAGAAAAAAGT GGCTGCTGATGTCCTGTTCGATAGTTTTGCTTCTGGTGAAAGAGTCAATGCCAATCAGTTTTTTGAG GCCCTGTGGAGCTCGGGAATCATACGAACAGACCCGCGGATTAAAGACTGCTACAGTCTGATGCGCAAGCTGCAGGAATCAGACGGAGCCGTTGACAGAAGCACCTTTCATAG GTGCGTGACCGGCTTTGtgtctttcattttaaaagcattacagGGAAGATTTGTTATACCAGATTTCTCAACCTTCGCGGAGGAAACGcaaaagttatttattaaatgcaaGCAGCTGTCTTCTGTAAAG GAAAAGGAGGATCTCAAAGGAGGCATGAAATGGGGGATTTCAATCTGCACAGTGGATGGGCAGAG ACTTTCCTTAGGAGACTGGGCGGAAGCTTGTGTCCTCGGAGAGATATCCTGGGCTCTCATATACGGCCTCGCAGTGGACCAGCATGGATCGGACTACGTGCACAGATTTGTTGGGATGGAGGAATACTCCAAATATGAGTCACCATTCACCCTGACCAAGCAAG GTTTGCCCCATAGTCCACTTGTAGAGACAGGTGCCATCATCAGCACATCTTTATTACAG CTGTCAAGCAGACCCATCAcggaagaagaagaaaagtaTGAGTCT gttttgaatatCATCAGGAGActgtgtaacaaagagcatgccAGCTTAAACTGCACGAG TTATCAAAGTCTGCGAAAGGACATTATTCGCCTTGATGCGCTTTCATTTTACTTGAAAGAGAAGAAA TGCTTTCCTGAAGGTGTGGGAATCAACTCAACTTTGGATTTACTATTACAG TGTTTATCGACAGAAGTCACCTGCGAGTCCGGTGCAGCGTTGGCGGCGACTCTAGCCAATGGCGGCCTGTGTCCGCTTTCAGGTGACCAAGTACTGTCCCCAACTGCAGTCCGCTGTACCCTTTCCATGATGCAGGTGGCTGGCATGAATGATTACTCCAGAGCTTTCCATTTCAGG ACGTCTGTGCCGGCCAAGTCGAGTCAGTCTGGTGTTGTGCTGATAGTGATTCCTGGAGTCCTGGGACTCATGTGTTGGTCACCCGGGCTGGACTCTAATAGGAATTCTTGTAGGGGTGTCCATTTCTGTGAG GAGCTGGTGTCAACCTTCCAGCTGCACAGTTTTGACATCAAGACTTCTTTCAGACAGATGTTGTCCTACAGACAGTGGAAGGTGGAGTCGGAG GGATACCAAATCATGAATGTTCTCTTGGCTGCTTACAGAGGAGATGTAGTGTCTTTGCGCAG ACTTAATTCCTCTCTTAGGTACCTTCTCTCGGGGGCAGATGCGAATGCTGTGGATTATGATGGACGATCTGCGCTGCACGTCGCCGCTTCAGAGGGACATCTGGACATCATCAAGTTCCTGGTGGAGAATGCAGGCGCAAACTGCACACTTAAAGACAG GTGGGGTAACACAGCTTTACAAGAGGCCGTGAGATGCTATCAAGACCCTGCCATCCAGCTTCTGAGGAAATACACAGACAATGAAGAGAGTTTGTGA
- the glsl gene encoding glutaminase liver isoform, mitochondrial isoform X2 has product MSASNGVVKQTAPEPNKLNPTQPWQNSSRQEALQGHFKKKVAADVLFDSFASGERVNANQFFEALWSSGIIRTDPRIKDCYSLMRKLQESDGAVDRSTFHRCVTGFVSFILKALQGRFVIPDFSTFAEETQKLFIKCKQLSSVKEKEDLKGGMKWGISICTVDGQRLSLGDWAEACVLGEISWALIYGLAVDQHGSDYVHRFVGMEEYSKYESPFTLTKQGLPHSPLVETGAIISTSLLQLSSRPITEEEEKYESVLNIIRRLCNKEHASLNCTSYQSLRKDIIRLDALSFYLKEKKCFPEGVGINSTLDLLLQCLSTEVTCESGAALAATLANGGLCPLSGDQVLSPTAVRCTLSMMQVAGMNDYSRAFHFRTSVPAKSSQSGVVLIVIPGVLGLMCWSPGLDSNRNSCRGVHFCEELVSTFQLHSFDIKTSFRQMLSYRQWKVESEGYQIMNVLLAAYRGDVVSLRRYLLSGADANAVDYDGRSALHVAASEGHLDIIKFLVENAGANCTLKDRWGNTALQEAVRCYQDPAIQLLRKYTDNEESL; this is encoded by the exons ATGAGCGCGAGCAATGGAGTTGTAAAACAGACAGCACCAGAGCCGAACAAACTTAACCCCACCCAACCATGGCAAAACTCTAGCCGACAAGAAGCCCTGCAAGGTCATTTCAAGAAAAAAGT GGCTGCTGATGTCCTGTTCGATAGTTTTGCTTCTGGTGAAAGAGTCAATGCCAATCAGTTTTTTGAG GCCCTGTGGAGCTCGGGAATCATACGAACAGACCCGCGGATTAAAGACTGCTACAGTCTGATGCGCAAGCTGCAGGAATCAGACGGAGCCGTTGACAGAAGCACCTTTCATAG GTGCGTGACCGGCTTTGtgtctttcattttaaaagcattacagGGAAGATTTGTTATACCAGATTTCTCAACCTTCGCGGAGGAAACGcaaaagttatttattaaatgcaaGCAGCTGTCTTCTGTAAAG GAAAAGGAGGATCTCAAAGGAGGCATGAAATGGGGGATTTCAATCTGCACAGTGGATGGGCAGAG ACTTTCCTTAGGAGACTGGGCGGAAGCTTGTGTCCTCGGAGAGATATCCTGGGCTCTCATATACGGCCTCGCAGTGGACCAGCATGGATCGGACTACGTGCACAGATTTGTTGGGATGGAGGAATACTCCAAATATGAGTCACCATTCACCCTGACCAAGCAAG GTTTGCCCCATAGTCCACTTGTAGAGACAGGTGCCATCATCAGCACATCTTTATTACAG CTGTCAAGCAGACCCATCAcggaagaagaagaaaagtaTGAGTCT gttttgaatatCATCAGGAGActgtgtaacaaagagcatgccAGCTTAAACTGCACGAG TTATCAAAGTCTGCGAAAGGACATTATTCGCCTTGATGCGCTTTCATTTTACTTGAAAGAGAAGAAA TGCTTTCCTGAAGGTGTGGGAATCAACTCAACTTTGGATTTACTATTACAG TGTTTATCGACAGAAGTCACCTGCGAGTCCGGTGCAGCGTTGGCGGCGACTCTAGCCAATGGCGGCCTGTGTCCGCTTTCAGGTGACCAAGTACTGTCCCCAACTGCAGTCCGCTGTACCCTTTCCATGATGCAGGTGGCTGGCATGAATGATTACTCCAGAGCTTTCCATTTCAGG ACGTCTGTGCCGGCCAAGTCGAGTCAGTCTGGTGTTGTGCTGATAGTGATTCCTGGAGTCCTGGGACTCATGTGTTGGTCACCCGGGCTGGACTCTAATAGGAATTCTTGTAGGGGTGTCCATTTCTGTGAG GAGCTGGTGTCAACCTTCCAGCTGCACAGTTTTGACATCAAGACTTCTTTCAGACAGATGTTGTCCTACAGACAGTGGAAGGTGGAGTCGGAG GGATACCAAATCATGAATGTTCTCTTGGCTGCTTACAGAGGAGATGTAGTGTCTTTGCGCAG GTACCTTCTCTCGGGGGCAGATGCGAATGCTGTGGATTATGATGGACGATCTGCGCTGCACGTCGCCGCTTCAGAGGGACATCTGGACATCATCAAGTTCCTGGTGGAGAATGCAGGCGCAAACTGCACACTTAAAGACAG GTGGGGTAACACAGCTTTACAAGAGGCCGTGAGATGCTATCAAGACCCTGCCATCCAGCTTCTGAGGAAATACACAGACAATGAAGAGAGTTTGTGA